The Bacteroidota bacterium genomic sequence GATGATTTTAAAGATATTTTCAATACCCAATCCCCCTTCTGTATAAGGTTTCGATAAACCGGAAAGGGTGGAAGGGAAGTTCATTATTTCCTTTGTCTCTTCGTTCAGACTGCCGATCAGTGTTTTGCCATAAACCACTTCCCTCCATTTCAACTTTCTCATCAGGGGAATATGGTTTAAAAACAACCCTTCAAAATGATGTTCTGCAAAGAGGGAAGCATAGCGGTCGCTCACGAATTCATAATAATTCATCATGTTAAAAGATGAAGCATCAAAGGCATAAGTTTCATTTCCTTCATGGAGGCGGAGAAGCGGATAGGGCAGGTTTCCCCATATTTTACCTGCCTGGATTTCATAGTTAAATGTTCCTAAGGGATTGATTTTAATGCTATGCGTGAGATCGACGTGGAGCTTGTAGTACTTATAGTCTGAATTCAGCACTCCTTTCAATCCTTTGGTAAAATCAATTTTGAGAATCGGGTAATCTGATCCCATGCTAGTCCGTTCAAATTCCCCGTTCATGAATTTTTCGTTGTAGGCAAAACGGGTGGTCAGGGTGATTTCTGATGATGTAATCCTGCTCCAGTTGCGTGAATCCCGGGTATTTTCAAAGGGAATGATTTCAGAGGGGAAAATAATTTTGTTGGAAAATCTCAGGGTACTCGACAAACCCTCGAACCATTCTTTTTCGTAATAGCTTTCAAATTCCCGGACCATGAGTAGCTTGTTCTTTGGTCTCCTTGCCAGAATGGAAGCCAGAATATTGTCTTCGGTGAAAGCATTGATGCTTTGCCCCAATTGTTCAATATCGTCTTTGTAATTAAATGCGAGGACTTCCCTTGGGCTTTTGTTCAGCATGTACATTGTTCCTATGCCGTATTTTAGTTTTTCATCTTTGAAACCATAGGCTATATGGCCTGAAAGCATTATCCTCGTGCTGAAATCATTGCTGGTTCTAAGACCCAGCCTGAGACGTTCTCCTTCTATCGGATTATAACTGGCTGTTTTAAAATAGGGCCCAAATTCGAAGGGCCCATGAACATAATATCCGGTCACAAAAGTGGTGATGATGTCTACATAAGTGTTAAATACGGGAACTTTCCGGATAGAATCAACCATAGCATAAATATCTTCTTCTTTTTTGGTGAGATGTTCGTGCCGTGAATTGTTCCAGAAAGCAGTATCTTTCCTGGTTGCATCTTTGAGTACTATCGATTGTTCGGGAATTTCATTAGTGAAAAAGCGTTTTGAGTCTGGGACTCCTAACTTGATGTTTTTAAAGGAGGTGGTTTTTCGCCCAAACAATCCGATTGCCTTTTTCTCAATTGAAAAATCAGCAAATTCCTGGTCTTTGACCAGGAACCAGGTGGTGTCATTTAATTTTGAAAAGTCCTGGCTTACGGTCAGATTGTTGATAAAATTGATATTGGCATCTTCGGCTATTCTGGCATTTATTTTTTTTATCGCCCAGCTTGAATCGGCTACCCAGAAATCCCCGGTAAAAGTTAATTCCTGTTTCCTCTTGGGTTTGAATGAAATATGATAACATCTGACGTTATCGATATAAGTACTGTCTAGCAGGTAATATTTATAGACAAACAAGCCGAAATCAGCAATGGGGCTGATGAAATTTTTATCGAATGCATTGATGTAGTTGTCATAAATATTGGCATCTATGTACATTTGTCCGGTGAACTGAGAGATGCTGGCATTTTCTACTCCCGAAATATGGCTGGCTTTTATTATTTCCTTGGTACGTTTTGGATTTTTCTGATAGTAATAATCTGATAAGCTTTCTGTTAAGAAAACAGGCAGGAAAACTTTTCCGGTTTCTGCCGATGTATCCACATAATTAAAAATAAATTGGAATTGCTTAAAAACAGCTTGTTTCTTAAACTTATTATCAATGTTATTAACATCGAATTCCATTTTATTATAAACTTCTGCAGAATAACCGGTAAGTTTGTCAGGATTATTTTTTTTCTTGTGGGCAATAATATTCCTGATGATGCGATGGGCAGGATTTTCGGTAGGATGAATAACTACTTCCCTTAATACATAAGTATCATTTTCAAGTTCGATATTTATTTCCTGATACTGATTCTTTTTAACATAATATTTTTGGCGTTTATATCCCATGTACGTGACAACGAGAGTATCAACCGGAAGGCGGGTTTCAATATAGAATTCACCATTATAATCGGTGATGGTTCTCTGGTCGGTGCCCTTCAGGAAAATATTAACAAAGGGAAGTAATTCTTTGGTCTGGGCATCACTTACTTTACCCCTGATTTTGGTTGTCTGTCCTTCTATTGATAAATTAATAACAAGAAAGAAAATAAAACTGAGGCTATATATTAAGTTGATCTTTTTCATTAATGATTTCTGTCTTTTCTGGTCCGACTCCGGTATTACAAAAATTAGCCCAAAATTTGAACAGGAATTTTTGTCAGTGGTTTAATTTTATAAGAACAACGCTTTTTTTGAGGATTTATTTAATAATCAGAAAACTTACTATAAAGATAGATTTATTTTGCCTAAGAATATAGTAAAGAGATAAAGCAAAAAATGTAATCTCAGGTGATTAGTATCTCGGTTTATTCTTAATGTTTGTGAAATGGAAATCCTGTAGGAAGGTGTTTGTGGATCATCTCTCCATGTTTGTGTAATTGTTCGTGTATCAAATTTGTTTTGATCAGCAAATCCGTATCTGAAAGAATTTCTTCCGCTGTCCCTGTTTTTTCTATAGTATGATCTTCTGACAAAACGGCAACTCTTGATTGCAGGTGATCTACCAACTCGAGCTGATGGGTAGTGAGGATAATGGTTTTCCCGGCTTCATTCAGTTGAAAGATGAGTTCAGTGACATAAGATCTTGTTTTGGGATCCAGCCCGCTCATGGGCTCATCCATCAAAAGGACCTCCGGGTTCATGGTTAAAATCGCCCCGATGGCCACTTTCTTTTTTTCACCCCCTGACAGCATGTAGGTTGGCCGTTCCCTAATAGGTTCCAGATCAAGCATCTTCATGACTGTCTCTGCCCTTTCGAAAGCATTTTCTTTGTTCATGCCCATCTGGAGGGGGCCAAATATTAATTCATCGAAAACCGTTGGACAGAACAATTGGCTGTCCGAATCCTGGAAAACATAACCCACGCTTGTCCTGAAATAGCGGTTAAAATTAATGTCTTTAAGGGATTCTTCGCTGACAAGCTCATCTTTGTAATAAACTTTCCCTTTCTCCGGGAAAATCAGTCCGCAGAGAATATGCAGAAGGGTGGATTTCCCGCTGCCATTAGATCCTATAATGGAAAATATTTCTCCCTGTCCTACTGCAAAGCTGACATCATGTAAGGCAGTATGTTTTTGAAGATAGCTGTATGTGACATTTTCCAGTCTGATTATATTTTCCATTTTATTATATAAAAAAGCATAAGATGATGATTCCTGCAAGCAAAGATAAAGACAAAAACAAAATATCCGGCCATTCCACTTTTCTAAGATAACACAGATTGGTATCTCCGGAAAAGCCCCTGGCGGTCATGGCCATATATACTTCCTCATATTTTATCCATGATTTGCGGAAGATATAAGCAATCCGGCCAGTTATCAATCTGGTGGATTCATTTTCGCCGGACTGTTCCCACCAGCGTAATTTCATGGCAAAGTAGGTTTCTTCAATGGTTTGTGCCAATACAAAGATGAACTTGAAGGCCAGTGTGATAATCAGCAATAGTATTCCCGGAACCCTGAATATCTTCATGGATTTGATGATCTTGTTGAATGGGGTGGTGTAAAAGATTAGAAAAGTTAATGTCAGGGAATTTAAAACTTTCAGATAAAATCTGAGGACAAAAAAAGAACCTTCCCTTGTAATTCCGACTATTGAAGGTATATGATAGATCCAAACCTGTTGCGCAGAGCGAAACCGAATTAACGGAATGATGATTTCCCTTCCGGTAATCAGGTTGAGGGCTGCAGGAGCAACGACAATAAAGCCAAATAAGAAACTTAAAATCAATATTTTCTTATAAACTTCGAACAGCCTGATATGCGAAAGTGTGTATAAAATCAGGAAAATCAGCGAAATTGCCAGC encodes the following:
- a CDS encoding ABC transporter ATP-binding protein, whose protein sequence is MENIIRLENVTYSYLQKHTALHDVSFAVGQGEIFSIIGSNGSGKSTLLHILCGLIFPEKGKVYYKDELVSEESLKDINFNRYFRTSVGYVFQDSDSQLFCPTVFDELIFGPLQMGMNKENAFERAETVMKMLDLEPIRERPTYMLSGGEKKKVAIGAILTMNPEVLLMDEPMSGLDPKTRSYVTELIFQLNEAGKTIILTTHQLELVDHLQSRVAVLSEDHTIEKTGTAEEILSDTDLLIKTNLIHEQLHKHGEMIHKHLPTGFPFHKH
- a CDS encoding DUF5686 family protein, producing the protein MKKINLIYSLSFIFFLVINLSIEGQTTKIRGKVSDAQTKELLPFVNIFLKGTDQRTITDYNGEFYIETRLPVDTLVVTYMGYKRQKYYVKKNQYQEINIELENDTYVLREVVIHPTENPAHRIIRNIIAHKKKNNPDKLTGYSAEVYNKMEFDVNNIDNKFKKQAVFKQFQFIFNYVDTSAETGKVFLPVFLTESLSDYYYQKNPKRTKEIIKASHISGVENASISQFTGQMYIDANIYDNYINAFDKNFISPIADFGLFVYKYYLLDSTYIDNVRCYHISFKPKRKQELTFTGDFWVADSSWAIKKINARIAEDANINFINNLTVSQDFSKLNDTTWFLVKDQEFADFSIEKKAIGLFGRKTTSFKNIKLGVPDSKRFFTNEIPEQSIVLKDATRKDTAFWNNSRHEHLTKKEEDIYAMVDSIRKVPVFNTYVDIITTFVTGYYVHGPFEFGPYFKTASYNPIEGERLRLGLRTSNDFSTRIMLSGHIAYGFKDEKLKYGIGTMYMLNKSPREVLAFNYKDDIEQLGQSINAFTEDNILASILARRPKNKLLMVREFESYYEKEWFEGLSSTLRFSNKIIFPSEIIPFENTRDSRNWSRITSSEITLTTRFAYNEKFMNGEFERTSMGSDYPILKIDFTKGLKGVLNSDYKYYKLHVDLTHSIKINPLGTFNYEIQAGKIWGNLPYPLLRLHEGNETYAFDASSFNMMNYYEFVSDRYASLFAEHHFEGLFLNHIPLMRKLKWREVVYGKTLIGSLNEETKEIMNFPSTLSGLSKPYTEGGLGIENIFKIIRIDAIWRFSYLNHPEIQRFGLRVGLQLIF
- a CDS encoding energy-coupling factor transporter transmembrane component T, whose protein sequence is MTDALPSFLQTNEIHSRQGEKHKKTASLPIDRTLKKAANLIKSGTLQNEFSVQDGLMQKIDARAKTLFLFFFMVIISLVKEIPTQLAISLIFLILYTLSHIRLFEVYKKILILSFLFGFIVVAPAALNLITGREIIIPLIRFRSAQQVWIYHIPSIVGITREGSFFVLRFYLKVLNSLTLTFLIFYTTPFNKIIKSMKIFRVPGILLLIITLAFKFIFVLAQTIEETYFAMKLRWWEQSGENESTRLITGRIAYIFRKSWIKYEEVYMAMTARGFSGDTNLCYLRKVEWPDILFLSLSLLAGIIILCFFI